A window of Gossypium hirsutum isolate 1008001.06 chromosome D13, Gossypium_hirsutum_v2.1, whole genome shotgun sequence genomic DNA:
aaaatgaaCCTAAACCAAATGTTGTCTAGATTCATTTAGACAACCATTTGTCCATATGTTTTTTTATACACatttataactttataaatttgtaatttttttatatttatggatttttataaatttataatgttttaaattttaaaaacatatatgtttatatgttttcaaaatattttatgcttttttatatttttaattgtatatatttttataaatttatttgttttaatttatatatttcatatattttgtaaaataacaataacataaaaatgataatttataaaaaaactaaaaatatataataaaaaattaaccaaGTTCATTCttgatgaaaaaatattttatatttcttaattttaaaataataatataaaaaacctaatattttattaaaaactaaaaacatataaacttaataaaaaaattaattttgaatgaaTCAGATAGTAGTCTAGATTCAAATTCAAGATGAATATTAACCGTTTTCTAGTATATATTCAAGATTCTTTTTGGTGTTATTATTTTCTTTagaaaaaccaaaatttctgATTAACCCGAAAAGGAAATATTTTCcagacaaaaaaaaacaaaaataaaatctataaataaacaaatattccATGAACATCGCAACTCACCCTTAGACTCAAATATGTCAACCCTTAAGATCACTAAAAAGCACCACAGACATCTAAACAACCCTTTCCCTTCCACACCAACATCTCTCCCCTTCATTCAAGGTAACCTCTTCATCAATTCCCAAACACTACCTCCCAACCAAAATTCCCCTCTTGGCAAGGATTTTCAGCTTCTTTGGAGCACCCAAAATGGTGGGTATCTCTCAATTTCTCACCTTTCACACCCTTCAAAGTCATTATGGTCCACTATCCCTGGACAAGCATTTATATCAGCAGCCATGGCTGAAACAGAGGTGGAAGAAAGCAGGGGATCTTTTGCTATCAAAGATAGAGATGTTCACTTGGTTTGTTATCATCAGagtattgaaaatattattttgatcaaTCAATTTGATGACTTTCAACTTGATTATTTGGATTTAGATCACCTTAAAACGAATTCCAAATTTGCAGATTCCCCTGTTTTGATTATAACAGGGCATATTTTCAGCAAAAGGACAAAGAAATGGCTTCAAAGTTCAAGCATTTATAGGTCTGCTTCAGCAAGGTATTGGGTTTTGTTTGATCAAAAGGAAAATAACCAAATTGGATTCAAAGTCAAAATTGGACAACCAAAATTTCAGCTTCATCATCACCCCAAAGCTTCACCTTCAACATCATTAGGAAGGTACCGCCGTTTAAGGAGGAAACTAAGGCGGCAACGAAAATGGAAACTTGGATGGTGTTGGTTCCTTACAAGGACAAAAGGGTTGTCCATAAATTCTTCATCAGAGGAGGAACTAGGAGAATCCAATGTTGTAGAAACTGCCTTAGAATTCAATAGGGTTTGTTTAACCTATGCAAGTGAAAGAAACGAGAGATTTTTTGGTTTTGGTGAGCAATTTTCTCACATGGATTTTAAGGGTAAAAGGGTACCTATTTTTGTTCAAGAACAAGGTATTGGAAGAGGAGATCAACCTATTACTTTTGCTGCTAACTTGGTTAGCTATAGGTAAGATTGCTTTGCTATTAATCATTTAAAAGGTTTAGgcttttaattctcaaaaatgaAATTTCTTTGTTGTAGAGCTGGTGGAGACTGGAGCACTACTTATGCTCCTTCACCTTTCTATATGACATCCAAAATGAGGTCTCTTTACTTGGAAGAATACAACTATTCTGTATTCGATCTTACTCAACATGATAGGGTCCAATTACAGGTATGTTTCAATACAGTTCATCATGAAACTGTACTCTATTTGCTTATGAAACAAGTGATACTGAATCTTGTGTGTGCTTGAGGTTAATGAATGTTATAAAGCTGTTAAGGAATTAGATTGTTTTGAGGCTCATTCGGATTTTAAAACATGAAGTTTTCTATTTTCTGTATGTTGGAGCTTGCAGATACATGGAAATGGAATGCAAGGGAGGATACTACATGGAAACTCGCCTTTGGAGATCATTGAACACTTCACGGAAGCCATTGGAAGGCCTCCCGAGCTTCCTGAATGGGTGATATCTGGTGCAGTAGTTGGCATGCAAGGGGGTACAGAAACTGTACGCCGTGTTTGGGATAAACTGAGAACTTATAAGGTTCCCATTTCAGCATTTTGGTTGCAGGTAATGCACTTGCCTTTGTTCAATACTGAAACTGACAGAAAACCACAATTATGGTATgagatgatttgaaaagaaaacttTGGTCTGTTCAAagaaacattattaaaattagaaCTCTAAATACAAGTTTTCTGTCAGTTTGATTTGAAGCTTTTGTGTTGTAGGATTGGGTGGGGCAAAGGGAAACCTTTATCGGATCACAATTATGGTGGAACTGGGAAGTGGATGTAACAAGGTATCCTGGATGGCAACAGTTGGTTAAAGATCTTAGCAAACACTACATCAAAGTGATGACATACTGCAATCCTTGTTTAGCACTGGTGCTTCTTTGCTTCCTTTTGGCAAAGCCATAGCTATGATTAAGCTAAATATGCACACTTATCTTTTATAAAGCACTACACTGTAGTTTGATAACTGATATAAAGCTTGAAGCCTTATTTGAGACTTTATCTTCGTTTTACAGATGGATGAGAAGCCAAACAAAAGGCGAAATCTCTTTGAGGAAGCGAAAGAGCTAGACATTTTGGTGAAAGATGATCATGGAGAACCATACATGGTTCCAAATACAGCGTTTGATGTAGGAATGCTGGACTTGACTCACCCACTCACTGCAAATTGGTTCAAGCAAATTTTACAGGAAATGGTGGATGATGGAGTTCGAGGATGGATGGCTGATTTTGGTGAAGGTCTGCCTGTGGATGCTGTACTCTATTCAGGTTTCAATCTCAACTGCTTTTGAACTAGTCTTCTTATATTGAAGCATAAGTAAGCTATACATTTACCAGTCCACTCTATATGCTCTATCATTTTTGGTGGCAATGACTTCAATCATCTCCAAGCTAGTTTGTCATCTCAAAACTAAACTACAATGTTTCAAGATTTTAGTTGGCTATCGTTTCCCATGGTGACTTCCAGAAATGTCATTAGATCACACCATAGGAAATTTCCCTTCAATTTTAATAACAAGCATAGTAAATGGTCCTTTTGCAAAGTGTTATAGCCATTCTGTGGTCAACATCCTCAAATCAATTGCGTTCTTTCTTGTAGTAAACATGAAAGTTTGTCGTCAGGAAATTGCTTGTATAATCTCCTCAGCAGGCCAGATGTTTACATGATGCTTTTTTTCTGGTAAAAGTATGATGGAGGCCCCTGTATTGGGactcaaattacattttgccccctctactaaaACAATGTGCAAATTAGTCTCTCTATGTTTGATCAAAGAGCAAAGTGGtacttctgttaaaaattttatccatttttattattcaaaattgtCCTGTGCATTAGCGTGATGTACATGTGGTTCATCAACCATACTAGCTTTTAATAGTACAagtggatgaaaattttaacagaaaggactattttgctctttgatttaacatataaggACTAATTTCCTCTTTTTTCGAGTAAAGGGGGTGAAATACAATCTTAATCCTAGTACAGGGGCCTCGTGGTACTTTTACTGTTACTTTCCTCTTTTCCTAGCCCCTCTCCTCTCCTTTATTCCTACTGTTTTCCTGTTGAACTATATCAATAAGGATATACTCATTCATTTCAGGTGAAGATCCTATTGCTGCTCATAACAGATATCCAGAACTATGGGCTCAAATAAATCGAGAATTTGTGGAAGAATGGAAAAGTCATTGCACGGGAAAGGAAAGAGAAGATCCCCAAGAGGACTTGGTCTTCTTCATGAGGGCTGGTTTCAGGGATAGTCCAAAATGGGGAATGCTGTTTTGGGAAGGGGACCAAATGGTAAGCTGGCAAGCTAATGATGGTATAAAGAGTTCTGTTGTTGCCCTATTGAGCAGTGGACTTTCCGGTTATGCTTTTAACCATAGTGATATCGGAGGCTATtgtaccatgaacttaccttttaTTAGGTACTGTCGAACTGAAGAGTTGCTTTTGAGATGGATGGAGCTAAATGCATTCACCATAATTTTCCGTACTCATGAGGTAAGTCAAAGTCCATCCTGAAATATCGAAACACGATATTGTTAGTAACTGATATCAATGTTTCTTCTGGTAGGGAAACAAGCCTTGGTGCAACAGTCAATTTTACTCCAATGACAAAACGTTATCACATTTTGCACGCTTTGCTAAAGTGTACAAAGCTTGGAAGTTTTACAGAGTCGAACTCGTAAAGGTAAATGCCAGAAACAAGCAAGTTATATGTGCAATGATGCAACAAGCAACATATGTAATGATCTAACAAACCTCTTGCTGTCTTCGTTGTACACAAAACAAATAGGAAGCGGCTCGAAAGGGATCACCTGTCTGCCGTCACCTATTTCTTCACTACCCAAATGACGAGAGGGTTCAAAGCTTAAGTTACGAGCAGTTCTTGGTAGGCAGTGAGATCCTAGTGGTTCCTGTTCTTCACAAAGGTAAGAAAAATGTCAAAGTTCATTTCCCAGTAGGAGAAACTTGTAGTTGGCAACATATTTGGACCGGAAAATCATACCAAAAACAAGGTTGTCAAGCTTGGGTTGAAGCTCCATTAGGCTATCCTGCTGTATTTGTTAAGGTTGGCTCTATAGTCGGAGAAACTTTTCTAAGAAAcctgaaaaattttgatattttgtaaGCCGCTGTTGAAACTCGTtgtaatttgtatatatatgccGTCTATTTTCATTCTATAAattcaaaacaaagaaaaagcaTAAATGTAAACCCCAATGGCATATTCTCTAAGTGGGGTCACTTTACACGAAATGGAAATAAAGAATCCAGGTTATTCATTTAAGGTCAAATTGTGCTGTTAGACCCTGTACTTTGAATGTAAGTTGTGGGTTTAATTTGAGTCTATACtttttaagttagttaatttcgaattttgaaattttagttctaACCAAATGGTAGAAATTCTTCTTTTAGAAATGTATTATGCataaagttgtagatttaataCATGTTTGCTGagttgaggttttttttttttgagtaataTATAGGAAGAGTAAGCTGACATGTAAGtctccctaaaatagaaaattattgttttagtccCCCGAAGTTTATAAaagcttaaattaatatatgaaaaaattataGTTTGGCCCCCAAAgtgctaaaattttgatttagtctttttgaaaATCATAAAGATATAAGTCAATACAATAATGAAAATGCACTTTAGCTCtcaataaaatatataacttaatcttGGTCCCGTTAAAAAGTTTTTGGCTTTGCTCCTGCTGACATAGTATTACACATGCAATAATATATTTACCGcatcaaatttgaaaatattataacttaatgaatttaatagctaCAATTtggtcaaaattaaaattttaaaattctaaaagtacagaattgaaaatgactaaaatcgaaatatatagagattaaattcACAACTTACGCATAGTACAAGGACcaatagtaaaatttaacctttatttaaaTATTTCGTATAGTTAACCCTATAAGAAATGTCTTAGATGTTTGAATTCATACAAGAATGAATCACATACAAAACTTGAAATACAAAGTGAATGTTTTCACCAAACTACATGTATCACCACCACTTTGCCTAACATCAAAAACCTTGTTTAATTTCTATTTCTTAGTATTCTTACAATATCATTTTATCACTCAACATTCACTGCAAACACCGTACGAACAGAATATTGAGCAGCAGACCATGTTATAGACCCAAAGTTATATCCACTTGAAGCCTCACTGCCATCAAATAACACTTTGAAAGAAACCCTCTTTACATTCTCTAAAAATGTGATCTTTTTGGGTATAACCTTCACTTTCATTCCCATGGGAGCTTGCACAGTGGAAGTATATGTCACATTTGGGTGTCCAACATTTGTAACACTTCTTTTAATAGTTAAGAACCCTATGCTTTTTTCTAGTTTACTTATGGAGATTGATGGATAATTGATGTTGGAAATGAGATCATCAGAGGATTTCGTTGGACATTTGAACTTCGTTTTCGACATGGAACGTATCGTTTTCTCTGGGGATCGGTTATAACAAAGGAATCTTAGGTAATCCTCGGTTGTTGTTTCGAAGACTAATCCCGGATTAAGGGCTTTAACTGGACTTATTTCTCCAACTCCCATCTCGTGCGGGGTGGCAAAAGAAGCCGAACCGTTCGTCACTGGTTTCCTCATGTTATCATACACAGTTGCTGCATTAGGACAAACATTAGTCTCAATCATGAATATCATgcattgattttaacataaaag
This region includes:
- the LOC107935482 gene encoding sulfoquinovosidase; protein product: MSTLKITKKHHRHLNNPFPSTPTSLPFIQGNLFINSQTLPPNQNSPLGKDFQLLWSTQNGGYLSISHLSHPSKSLWSTIPGQAFISAAMAETEVEESRGSFAIKDRDVHLVCYHQSIENIILINQFDDFQLDYLDLDHLKTNSKFADSPVLIITGHIFSKRTKKWLQSSSIYRSASARYWVLFDQKENNQIGFKVKIGQPKFQLHHHPKASPSTSLGRYRRLRRKLRRQRKWKLGWCWFLTRTKGLSINSSSEEELGESNVVETALEFNRVCLTYASERNERFFGFGEQFSHMDFKGKRVPIFVQEQGIGRGDQPITFAANLVSYRAGGDWSTTYAPSPFYMTSKMRSLYLEEYNYSVFDLTQHDRVQLQIHGNGMQGRILHGNSPLEIIEHFTEAIGRPPELPEWVISGAVVGMQGGTETVRRVWDKLRTYKVPISAFWLQDWVGQRETFIGSQLWWNWEVDVTRYPGWQQLVKDLSKHYIKVMTYCNPCLALMDEKPNKRRNLFEEAKELDILVKDDHGEPYMVPNTAFDVGMLDLTHPLTANWFKQILQEMVDDGVRGWMADFGEGLPVDAVLYSGEDPIAAHNRYPELWAQINREFVEEWKSHCTGKEREDPQEDLVFFMRAGFRDSPKWGMLFWEGDQMVSWQANDGIKSSVVALLSSGLSGYAFNHSDIGGYCTMNLPFIRYCRTEELLLRWMELNAFTIIFRTHEGNKPWCNSQFYSNDKTLSHFARFAKVYKAWKFYRVELVKEAARKGSPVCRHLFLHYPNDERVQSLSYEQFLVGSEILVVPVLHKGKKNVKVHFPVGETCSWQHIWTGKSYQKQGCQAWVEAPLGYPAVFVKVGSIVGETFLRNLKNFDIL